From Penicillium psychrofluorescens genome assembly, chromosome: 1, one genomic window encodes:
- a CDS encoding uncharacterized protein (ID:PFLUO_001177-T1.cds;~source:funannotate): MMIIGNIPGVLCTLLALAPVGFSLPRAKVLDVTAEDFMRMKKIQVRADGTSVNNTAIGSEHIVCGPCSVNVGYSLVGDGFPHQNFVITQSGSSLIECSTPESATSTGYSTTLEWDLSIGLNTEFSSLGFGVSESESYSTSNSFTCDGVAEEGGEICVIFYQAVTAFTVQVEKTQNCDCGPPYPAEDLGQAIIYAPNANQVGSTTGRGINVPSHGVEQCYGNSDRTVLYYCGPAGGPEWWTGRGDGPWIDDFVNQRVPADCPIPIEANLYQD, from the coding sequence ATGATGATCATCGGCAATATTCCTGGGGTTCTCTGCACGCTGTTGGCACTAGCCCCAGTGGGATTCTCGCTTCCTCGGGCTAAAGTGCTTGATGTCACCGCAGAGGACTTTATGCGGATGAAAAAGATCCAAGTGAGAGCTGATGGTACCTCGGTCAACAATACGGCGATTGGGAGTGAACACATTGTCTGTGGTCCATGCTCGGTCAATGTCGGATATTCACTGGTGGGAGATGGATTTCCACACCAGAACTTCGTTATTACCCAGAGTGGTTCATCACTTATCGAGTGTTCTACCCCCGAATCGGCTACTAGTACTGGCTACTCCACCACTCTTGAATGGGACCTTTCTATTGGCCTCAACACAGAGTTCTCATCTCTTGGGTTCGGTGTCTCAGAGTCTGAGAGCTACTCAACGTCCAACTCGTTCACCTGTGATGGCGTTGCtgaggagggaggagagaTTTGCGTTATCTTCTACCAGGCTGTCACGGCGTTTACTGTGCAAGTGGAGAAAACCCAGAATTGCGACTGTGGGCCTCCGTATCCCGCTGAAGACCTGGGGCAGGCCATTATCTATGCGCCCAATGCAAACCAAGTTGGCAGTACCACTGGAAGAGGCATCAATGTGCCTAGCCATGGTGTTGAGCAGTGTTACGGTAACAGTGACCGAACCGTTCTCTACTACTGTGGCCCTGCGGGAGGCCCGGAATGGTGGACTGGTAGGGGTGATGGTCCCTGGATTGATGACTTTGTGAACCAGCGTGTGCCTGCGGACTGCCCCATCCCTATCGAAGCCAACCTTTACCAGGactga